Below is a window of Malus domestica chromosome 13, GDT2T_hap1 DNA.
GCCAAGCATCGCCAAACTGTAGCACTGAAGGTCTTAACATATCTTCTAATGTCTGGATGGTTCTCTCAGATTGCTCGTTTATCTATGGATGATACGCCGTACTATAATGCAATCTTGAACCATGAGCTTCCTGAAATGccatccaaaacttagaagtgaaCCTAGGATCCCGGTCAAAAATAATACTAACCGAAACCCCGTGGTATTTAACAATCTCTGCTATATATGACTCAGCTAATCGTCTTAAATAATAGTTCTCTCGAACTGGTATAAAGTGTGATGATTTAGTAAGCCGATCCACTATTACCCAGATGCCATAGTAACCATTTCgcgtacgaggaagcttgtaatTTCTGCTAGGGAACAGCAAGTGGCTACATCAATCCAAAAGGCTTCTTCCTCTCAGCTTTAACCTGCTGACGAATCGCACGTCGACTCACATAGTCAACAATCTTTCTTTTCATACCAGACCAATAGTAGAAGGTCGAATAGTGTGATACATCTTGGTACTCCcaggatgcatcgcataagccgATATGTGAGCCTCATCAAGAATATCTTTCTTTAATTCTGCAATATTCAGCATGTACATCCGGCTTCCctacataagcatgccatcaaaTTCCCGAATTCGgagatctttctttttccctcgtGACATTGCCTCTGCTAATTCTTGGGATTCATCATCCTCCGCTTGAGATTAAAATCGGTCTAACATGGGAACTAGCAAGTAAAGCTTATTCCTGATCTATCACTCCCAAATTAACTCCAGTAGATCTCAATTTTGTGAGGAGAGGGATATAGCAAGCATATAAAACATTAATACGaccaggatgatactcaatcgtgcaaacatttgcacgaccaggatgatactcaatcgtgcaaacATAATCACTGAGTAATTCTATCCATCTTTGTTGTCGAAGGTTAAGATTTTTCTGGGTGAATAGGTACTGGAGGCTTTTTATGATCTGTGAAAATTTTACACTTTTCTCCATATaagtaatgtctccaaatcttcaaggcaaaAATGATGGCTGCTAGCTCGAGATCATGGGTAGGGTAGTTCATCTCGTGTGGCTTCAACTGTTACGAGGCACatgcaatcaccctaccatgctaCATTAATACCCAACCTAAGCCATTTAAGAaagcatcactgtaaatctcaaaattaccacCGTCGTCTAGAAGTGTCAAAACATGTGCGTGAGTGAAACAATACTTTAGCTGCTAGAAACTTCATTCATAATCATTGTCCCACTCGAATCTAGTATATTTTCTAGTCAACCTCGTCAGTGGTAAAGCTATGGTTGAAAAATCTTtaacaaaccgtcgataataacctgctaagcCCATAAAACTTCGTACCTCAATAACGGTTCGCGGCTGCTCCCAGTTTTCAACTGCAGCTATTTTCTGTGGGTTCACCTGAATACCCTGGGCTGATATTACATGCCCTAAGAATGCCACTTGATCTAACCTAAACTGGTATTTGCTGAATTTAGCATATAATTGGTGCTCTCTCAATTTCTTTAAAACCAAAGTGAGATGTCGAGTATGTTCTGCCTTAGACTTAAAATACaccaaaatatcatcaataaggacaataacaaacctgtccAGGTATGGCCTAAATACTCAATTCATTGGGTCCATAAAAGATGTGGGTGTATTCGTTAATCCGAATGGCATCACGAGGAATTCGTAATGATCATATCAAGTCCTGAAAGCTGTCTTAGGAACATCTTCACTTTTGATCTTCAATTGATAATACTCggacctcaaatcaatcttagtcaaataaatcatctatacgtggcaatggataacggtttttagtTGTTACCTGATTCAACTGTTGATAGTCAATACATAGCCTCAAGGTTCCGTCTTTCTTCTGTACAAATAATACTGGAACTCCccagggtgaagtactaggctgaatgaAGCCCTTATCAactaattcttgcaactggGTTTTCAATTCCCTCAACTCAGCGGGAGCCATTCGATAAGGGGTTAAGGAAATAAGATCTTTACCTGGAAGTAAATCAATAATGAACTCTACTTCTCTATCTGGTGCTAATCCAGGTAAATCGTCAAGGACAACATTAAGGAAATGCCTAACTACTCGAACATCCTCCACACGGATAGGAGTATCCTCATTCAATACCACGTGAGCCAAATAACCCTGATAACCTTTCTTCAATAGCCGCTTGGCCCTCATGGCAGAAATGATGCCATGCTTCAATCCATTACTTACACCCACAAATGTAACCACAGGCAAGCCCGACCGATGAAAAGTGAATGTCTTCTCATAACAATCCATATTGGCACGATTGTAGTGTAACTAATCCATGCCTAGAATAACATCGAAATCAACAATATTTAATGgaataagattagctggcataacgaTGCCCTCCACCAGAACAGGACATCCTTGATATACCCAGCTAACATAACATGTCTCACCTATAGGCATCAAAAACTCTAACTCATAACTGAGAGGTGTGGGGTAGGTTTGCATCGTCTAAAtaaacgtatgagaaataatAAAGTGTGTGGCACTAGAATCAATTAATACCCTAGCAAAATGGCTAAGAATATTTAACATACCCATAATTAGATCTGGGTTGTTCTAAGCATCCTGCAAGGTGATATGGTGAACACGGCCATGTGGCTGCTGCCGTCCTCCACGACCCCTATTACCTTGATTTCCACGTCCCTATGTACCTCGTCTTTGACCAGGCTGGTTAGGCTGCGTCGATGATCCTGCAGTACTAGAAGCAACCCCAACGATCTGAGACTGCCTTCCGGGATACCATTGTGATCCACCAGTTATATACGACAAATATGGTGGGTAACCTCTTGAGTACTGAGCATAACCACTCTGATGATGCAAATCATGCGAGTACTGATATTGTCTTCCTAAACATGGAGCTATATCACCCTAATTATGATACGGTCTACCATAACCCGTCTGGTATAACCACTAGGCTCGGGAATCTGCTGAATAGGAACTAGTGGCGGTAAAGCGGATGGTTGGGGCTTCTGCTGGCTCTGTGGGCATTGAACAGCCCGGTGTCTCGTCTGACCACAAA
It encodes the following:
- the LOC139190967 gene encoding uncharacterized protein produces the protein MDCYEKTFTFHRSGLPVVTFVGVSNGLKHGIISAMRAKRLLKKGYQGYLAHVVLNEDTPIRVEDVRVVRHFLNVVLDDLPGLAPDREVEFIIDLLPGKDLISLTPYRMAPAELRELKTQLQELVDKGFIQPSTSPWGVPVLFVQKKDGTLRLCIDYQQLNQSKAEHTRHLTLVLKKLREHQLYAKFSKYQFRLDQVAFLGHVISAQGIQVNPQKIAAVENWEQPRTVIEGSRMYMLNIAELKKDILDEAHISAYAMHPGSTKMYHTIRPSTIGLLSPWKGIVRFGKKGKLSPRYIGPYQITEQIGEVAYKLELSPELSRVHDVFHVSMLRHYVFDPSHVIPPQPLEINPDLTYDEEPMMIMDWKDKVLRNKTVCMGKVLWRNHSVERATWETEDRMRDLYPHLFYGY